A window of Fusarium musae strain F31 chromosome 1, whole genome shotgun sequence genomic DNA:
GTAAGGCCTTAGCTCTGAGAGGATCCGTGCGTGGGGGAGGCCCGTCATTGCCTGGAGCTGGCTCGGTGATGCTCGGTGAGGGTGGGGTCAAGGTGAGTAATGCTTTCGAGCACCTAAACCTAAGTAAGTAAAACACTGGGCAACAATGTATACCTCTATCGAGCTTTCAAAGTTCAAACAGCATGACATTCGGTGGACAGCTCGTCAGATTAAACTGCACAGACTAGAATGGACGACCTTCTCACTCCTGTGAGCACAACCTACCTCAAACCTCGGGATGAGCCTGAGCCACTTTTCACAGAGGTTAAGCCAGCTTCTACCCAAAAGAAACCAGCCAGCATCAGTGACAAGTCGACGGCTGATGAAATTATCGATGCATTAAAAAGCCAACCAGACTACGATACACTCACTTCGGTACTGAATGTTCTAAATAACCCAAAATCTGCGTCAAGTaccttctcattctcaacaCCGAGTCCCAAAAGTGCATCTATCGTCCATTTGCTGGCCTCGGAGATCGCATCAAATTACTGGACACTTTTACTTGAGGGAAACATCGAAGATGATACAAAGGGCAAAACAGAACTTCCACGAGATGCGGATCTTTTTATCGGCTGTCTACGCAGTCTGACAGGTCTTAACGCTGTCATCACACAACTACGGGTTCTCATTCAAGAGTCACGGCAAGGAGggaaagaaaggaagagagtaGACTTATCAATCAACGCCGGTATTCTGTTGAGTATTCTATCTTCCATTATTGGTAGTGCTCAGTCAATCTCCACGATATGGAGCTCCTCGACCAAAGGAATCTCCAGTGCCGCGCTGCAAAGAGTTCAGAGTCAGAAACTTGCATCAATTCTCTCAAACGGTCAAATTGTGTCAATCGCAGCGGAAGCCTTTGAAGTCATGGGACGCGATTCAGTCGGCGACGAGGTTCACTGGATTGCTGACGGACTAAAATATAGTAGATGGCTGGGAAATGCTATTGTGTCATGGGTTCATTCATCGCCTGAACCCGATGGTATGGCCTTCGCGTGTGAGTTGTTCCAGAAGTCGCTGTCGCTGCAACATTCAGGTAAGGCACATAAGAACTCCATTGACTGCTACTTGCTGATGCTTATGCCTCAGAAAATCTTATCAAAATCGCAATCGATGGACTTCTTCTTTCTAAAAGAAACTCAATTTCTACATTCATCCAACTTGCTCTCAGTCAACATCGAACCTCTAGGAAGGTATTCCATATTTTACTTCAGCACCTCTCGCAGAAATACCTGAATCGTCTGAGCCTGGAAGACACACACCCTGACGACAAGGTTTCTGCCGTTGCTGGGCTTCTCGTGGAAGTCGCATTGAACGACGAAACGAGAAGAGATGTTCTTATCAACTGGTGTGCATCTTCATCAggtgctggtgttggcgATGGAGTAGGTATCCGCAGAGCTGTCGTAGCTGCACTCGCACGAGACCGAGAAGCGATCACTACAGTACTGGAGAAAAGTATTGCCCAATTCGGAGATGACCTGTACATGAGACATTCGGCAATGCTTCAGCAAGATGGTAACGACTATCGCCACGCAATTCATCTAGATACTTGCTGACATTTTGTAGCGCACACCCAAATCCTGCTCCTTGCCGCTGGCTACGTACACAGAGTTTCTCCAATGAAATTGACGCTGCTCATGCGAGTAGGCACATACATGAACGCCATCTCCAATCGCATCGGTTCCACACAACCCAGAGCTCAGTTTCTAGGGTTGGTAGTTGGGGAATCGTTGTCTGCTTTGATCGATGATAAGAAGCAGAGGCTCGAGTTCAAGATGGAACAGACAGAAACAGAGGAAGCGCAGCAATTAAAGAGTTTGACCAAGGTCTCTGACCCTGTTGGCCCTATCGACCCTATCCTTTTCGACCACGCAAATGAGACTGTCCCTCAGAAGCGAAAGCCTTCAACGCCAAGCGAGGCTCTTCAAAAGAAGTCCAAGCAAAGGAAGAAGCCTGCTCTTAccgaagccaagccaaaagcCATCATCGAGGAGATTGATTCCTCAGAAGAGGACGCCGATCTCGCCCCTTACCCGAAGGACTCTGACCCTGAAGACTCGGATGATGACGCAACACTTGTACAACGCAACAAGCCCAAACCGCCAGTTTACATCAGAGATCTCATATCGTATCTCAGAGACTCTGAGTCATACGACAAACAGGTGCTCGCTTTACAGACGGCTCCAATTCTCATCAGACGCAAGGCCAATTATGGAGCAGAGGTGAGTTTCCACGCTTATGAGTTGGCTGGGCTTTTGGTGGGTATACAAGACAAGTTTGAGATCGAAAATTTCGATGATTTGCGGTTGCACGGTATGGTAGCGCTTGTTGTCTCTCAACCTAAGACTATGGCCCCATGGTTTGCTCGAACTTTCTTCGAGGGCGACTATTCCCTCCAACAACGGACATCAATACTAATCACGTTGGGTCTGTCAGCCCGAGAACTGGCGGGTTTCGAAGTATCTCAGCACCAGTCGGCTGCTGCCTTCCCCTCGAAGCGGCTACCTGAAAAGATGGAGCAACTTTATATCGGCTCAGGAAATGACAGCAGCACCCTACCGTCGTCTCAGCTGAAAGCACTACCATCAACTGCTCTTGAGAATATCTCACAGTTGCTGACATCTTCATTCCTTGCCCCACTTGCTGCAGAAGCAGCCGATGCCAATACAGGCCCTGATGTTTTGAAGCTTCAAAGCTTCACGGCCCGCTACAAGTCCAAGTCTATTTCCAAACCTCGTATGCGTGCTATTCCCAATACGACTGCCGCTTTGCTTGCgacgtccttcttctccccacTCACAGCGCATTTCCAGGTCGCGCTCCGTTCTGCCAAACCAATCATACTCAACCATGCCCTTCTGGCACTCTACCTACAGACGTTAGGCATTGTTGTTCACGCCGCTGGGCCTTCCACACTTTCGCTGCCACAGTTAACTGC
This region includes:
- a CDS encoding hypothetical protein (BUSCO:EOG09263YUI), with protein sequence MDDLLTPVSTTYLKPRDEPEPLFTEVKPASTQKKPASISDKSTADEIIDALKSQPDYDTLTSVLNVLNNPKSASSTFSFSTPSPKSASIVHLLASEIASNYWTLLLEGNIEDDTKGKTELPRDADLFIGCLRSLTGLNAVITQLRVLIQESRQGGKERKRVDLSINAGILLSILSSIIGSAQSISTIWSSSTKGISSAALQRVQSQKLASILSNGQIVSIAAEAFEVMGRDSVGDEVHWIADGLKYSRWLGNAIVSWVHSSPEPDGMAFACELFQKSLSLQHSENLIKIAIDGLLLSKRNSISTFIQLALSQHRTSRKVFHILLQHLSQKYLNRLSLEDTHPDDKVSAVAGLLVEVALNDETRRDVLINWCASSSGAGVGDGVGIRRAVVAALARDREAITTVLEKSIAQFGDDLYMRHSAMLQQDAHTQILLLAAGYVHRVSPMKLTLLMRVGTYMNAISNRIGSTQPRAQFLGLVVGESLSALIDDKKQRLEFKMEQTETEEAQQLKSLTKVSDPVGPIDPILFDHANETVPQKRKPSTPSEALQKKSKQRKKPALTEAKPKAIIEEIDSSEEDADLAPYPKDSDPEDSDDDATLVQRNKPKPPVYIRDLISYLRDSESYDKQVLALQTAPILIRRKANYGAEVSFHAYELAGLLVGIQDKFEIENFDDLRLHGMVALVVSQPKTMAPWFARTFFEGDYSLQQRTSILITLGLSARELAGFEVSQHQSAAAFPSKRLPEKMEQLYIGSGNDSSTLPSSQLKALPSTALENISQLLTSSFLAPLAAEAADANTGPDVLKLQSFTARYKSKSISKPRMRAIPNTTAALLATSFFSPLTAHFQVALRSAKPIILNHALLALYLQTLGIVVHAAGPSTLSLPQLTAELWDLLLGVRVHVFGDLGAMKGWLVAMASLLEVNGGDMRRLCETQGREVMETREWVAMVFGKTRGEDGGEENEVKMLAAGVLIRLGEAIERYQALLMGDLVGFQ